The proteins below come from a single Oenanthe melanoleuca isolate GR-GAL-2019-014 chromosome Z, OMel1.0, whole genome shotgun sequence genomic window:
- the AGTPBP1 gene encoding cytosolic carboxypeptidase 1 isoform X5, which translates to MNKAKIPSEKSVPANSRTSSLLSQLEKINVGCVSGESDNARYVTSKILHMVQSQEKTRKEITSKGSTGIDVILSTLENTRDLQTILNILNILIEVVSVGGGRRAGVVVTKGGTQILLQLLLTASKDSPPNEELMVLLHTLLAKIGQKDKKIGMKARISGVLSTSLNLVKHNLQNHRLVLPCLQVLRVYSTSSVNAVSLGKNGVVELLFKIIGPFSKKNTSLMKVALDTLAALLKSKTNARRAVDRGYVQVLLTIYVDWHRHDGRHRYMLIRKGVLQCIKSVTNIKLGRKAFLDANGMKILYNTSQECLAVRTLDPLVNTSSLIMRKCFPKNRLPLPTIKSAFHFQLPVIPASGPVAQLYSLPPDVDDVVDESDDNDDAEIETETEAETEIDDDKDQHFKNDDIETDINKLKPRRELGRPMEELKMYEQFFPELSENFQELDLVSKKPKPSAPDANMSGPIVVPTAGEENSAEANPSTKGVALKVCSPLLAEGYNRRPVFLGLPKKDNVKDSNLHQQNDQKNMLPSSQCLSQEIVKGLDRISLQNNEKSDQYYGTGCVVKKESKASPTTLACSKSCDHVSPCGGSLFEGPSVQLGKLCCTGVDSEEEGDSSSSGEHVMLQVSDVSPVHDCDLYLEIVKSTKSIPEYSEVAYPDYFGHIPPPFKEPILERPYGVQRTKICQDIERLIYQNDIIDRVVYDLDNLSCSVPEEADVLKFNSKFESGNLRKVIQIRKNEYDLILNSDINSNHYHQWFYFEVSGMKTGVGYRFNIINCEKSNSQFNYGMQPLMYSVQEALHSRPCWTRVGTDICYYKNHFSRSSIAAGGQKGKSYYTITFTVTFRHKDDVCYFAYHYPYTYTTLKMHLKKLESMHNPQQIYFRQDVLCETLAGNSCPLVTITAMPESNYYEHICQFRNRPYIFLSARVHPGETNASWVMKGTLEYLMSNSPNAQCLRESYIFKIIPMLNPDGVINGNHRCSLSGEDLNRQWQNPNPDLHPTIYHAKGLLQYLAAINRLPLVYCDYHGHSRKKNVFMYGCSIKETMWHTNVNAATCGLTEDPGYRVLPRILSQTAPAFCMGSCSFVVEKSKESTARVVVWREIGVQRSYTMESTLCGCDQGKYKGLQIGTRELEEMGAKFCVGLLHLKGMSSPLEYSLSSSLLDIENELIESSCKVTSPTTYVLDEDEPRFLEEVDYSAESNDDQDVELADNTGDYEASNQDDRLSDSDSARILLS; encoded by the exons TGTTCCTGCCAATTCTCGGACTTCATCCCTACTGTCACAGCTGGAGAAGATCAATGTGGGCTGTGTATCAGGAGAATCAGACAATGCCAGATATGTTACCTCAAAGATCCTTCATATGGTCCAGAGTCAAG AAAAAACCAGGAAAGAGATTACATCTAAGGGCTCTACTGGAATAGATGTTATTCTGTCAACCCTAGAG AATACAAGAGATCTTCAAACTATTCTAAATATATTGAATATTCTCATTGAGGTAGTCTCTGTTG GTGGTGGTCGGAGAGCAGGTGTCGTAGTCACCAAAGGAGGGACACAGATCTTGTTACAGCTGCTTTTGACTGCCAGCAAAGACTCTCCACCAAATGAAGAACTAATGGTGCTTCTTCATACCCTTCTTGCAAAAATTGGTCAAAAAG ACAAGAAGATTGGCATGAAAGCAAGAATAAGCGGTGTCCTGAGCACATCGTTGAATTTAGTGAAGCATAATTTACAGAACCACAGGCTAGTATTGCCATGTCTTCAAGTATTAAGAGTTTATTCAACCAGCT CTGTAAATGCAGTATCTCTGGGAAAGAATGGAGTAGTAGAACTGCTGTTTAAGATCATTGGTCCTTTTAGTAAAAAGAACACTAGCCTTATGAA GGTTGCTTTAGACACACTTGCTGCATTGCTAAAATCAA AAACGAATGCCAGGAGAGCAGTAGACAGAGGATATGTGCAGGTGCTTTTGACAATTTACGTTGATTGGCACCGTCACGATGGTCGACACAGATACATGCTGATACGTAAAGGGGTGTTACAGTGCATTAAAAGTGTTACAAACATCAAActgggaagaaaagcatttcttgaTGCCAATGGGATGAAAATTCTTTACAACACTTCACAG GAGTGCCTTGCAGTAAGAACTCTTGATCCTCTCGTCAATACATCCAGCCTAATaatgagaaaatgttttcccaAAAATCGTCTTCCTTTACCAACTATTAAAAGTGCTTTCCATTTCCAACTCCCAGTTATTCCTGCCAGTGGTCCTGTGGCTCAGCTGTACAGTTTGCCTCCTGATG TGGATGATGTAGTAGATGAAAgtgatgataatgatgatgcTGAAATAGAAACCGAAACAGAAGCTGAAACTGAAATAGATGATGACAAGGACCAACATTTTAAG AATGATGATATTGAGACTGATATTAATAAACTGAAACCTAGACGGGAATTGGGAAGACCCATGGAAGAACTGAAAATGTATGAGCAATTTTTCCCAGAACTTTCAGAAAACTTTCAG gaattggACTTGGTTTCCAAGAAACCAAAGCCTTCTGCACCTGATGCAAATATGAGTGGACCTATTGTTGTTCCTACAGCCGGTGAGGAGAACTCTGCAGAAGCAAATCCATCAACAAAAGGAGTTGCTTTAAAGGTGTGCAGTCCTTTACTGGCAGAGGGATACAATAGAAGGCCAGTGTTTCTGGGACTACCAAAGAAAGATAACGTCAAAGACAGTAATTTACATCAGCAAAATGATCAAAAAAACATGCTTCCATCAAGCCAGTGTCTAAGCCAAGAAATTGTGAAAGGCTTGGACAGAATCAGTCtccaaaacaatgaaaaaagtGATCAATATTATGGTACAGGGTGTGTAGtaaagaaggaaagcaaagctaGCCCTACCACACTTGCTTGTAGTAAATCCTGTGATCATGTTTCACCCTGTGGAGGTAGTCTCTTTGAAGGACCATCTGTCCAGCTGGGAAAACTCTGCTGCACTGGAGTGGAttcagaggaggagggagattCCAGTTCATCAGGAGAACATGTCATGCTTCAAGTTTCTGATGTATCACCAGTTCATGATTGTGATCTTTATCTTGAAATAGTGAAGAGCACAAAGTCTATTCCAGAATACTCAGAAGTGGCCTATCCAGATTATTTTGGCCATATTCCACCCCCATTTAAGGAACCTATTCTGGAAAGGCCATATGGGGTGCAGAG gacAAAAATCTGTCAAGATATTGAAAGGCTGATTTATCAAAATGACATTATAGATAGAGTTGTGTATGACCTTGATAATTTGAG TTGTTCTGTACCAGAGGAGGCAGATGTTTTGAAGTTTAATTCCAAATTTGAATCTGGAAACCTGCGCAAAGTTATTCAGATCAGAAA aaatgagTATGATCTAATTTTGAACTCAGATATAAATAGCAATCATTATCATCAGTGGTTTTACTTTGAAGTCAGTGGAATGAAAACTGGCGTTGGTTACCGGTTTAACATCATCAATTGTGAAAAGTCGAACAGTCAGTTCAACTATG gTATGCAGCCCCTCATGTATTCTGTTCAGGAAGCACTGCATTCTCGACCATGTTGGACTCGTGTTGGGACAGATATTTGTTACTACAA gaatCATTTTTCAAGAAGTTCAATTGCTGCTGGGGGCCAGAAAGGAAAATCCTATTACACAATTACATTCACAGTGACTTTCCGACATAAAGATGATGTGTGCTACTTTGCTTACCATTATCCATATACATACACAACTTTAAAG ATGCATCTTAAGAAGCTGGAATCTATGCACAACCCTCAACAGATATATTTTCGGCAAGATGTTCTCTGTGAGACCCTGGCTGGCAACAGCTGTCCATTAGTCACTATTACAGCTATGCCAGAGTCCAATTACTATGAACATATCTGTCAGTTTA GGAATCGTCCTTATATATTCCTGTCTGCTCGTGTGCATCCTGGAGAGACTAATGCAAGCTGGGTTATGAAGGGAACACTGGAATACCTTATGAGCAATAGTCCAAATGCGCAATGTTTACGGGAAtcttatattttcaaaattattccCATGCTCAATCCAGATGGCGTCATCAATGGAAA CCACCGTTGCTCTTTAAGTGGAGAAGATTTAAACAGACAGTGGCAAAATCCAAATCCAGACCTGCATCCCACTATTTACCATGCTAAAGGGTTGCTGCAATATCTGGCTGCTATAAATCGTTTGCCTTTG GTCTACTGTGATTATCATGGTCATTCTCGTAAAAAGAATGTATTTATGTATGGCTGCAGCATCAAAGAGACAATGTGGCATACAAATGTTAATGCTGCCACTTGTGGCCTTACAGAAGACCCTGGTTACAGG GTACTCCCCAGGATCCTGAGCCAGACTGCCCCCGCGTTCTGTatgggcagctgcagctttgtAGTGGAAAAGTCCAAGGAATCTACAGCACGAGTTGTTGTCTGGAGAGAAATAGGAGTACAAAGGAGCTACACAATGGAAAGCACTTTATGTGGATGTGACCAGGGCAAGTATAAA GGGTTGCAGATAGGTACAAGAGAACTGGAGGAGATGGGAGCAAAGTTCTGTGTTGGCTTGCTGCATTTAAAAGGAATGTCCTCACCTTTGGAATACAGTCTGTCTTCTAGTCTGTTGGATATTGAAAATGAGCTGATTGAGTCAAGCTGTAAAGTGACAAG CCCCACTACATACGTTTTGGATGAAGATGAGCCTCGCTTCCTTGAAGAAGTTGATTACAGCGCAGAGAGTAATGATGATCAAGATGTTGAATTAGCTGATAATACGGGTGATTATGAGGCATCTAATCAAGATGACAGACTTTCAGACTCAGATTCAGCAAGGATACTCCTTTCTTGA